TTGGATATTGGCATAGCCACCTTCTTTAGCTTGGATAGTAGCGGCTGAACCGGCACTGCGAATAATTTGTCCGCCTTTGCCAGGTCGCAATTCAATATTATGAATTGGCATCCCCACTGGAATATTTTTAAGTGGTAAAGCATTACCAGGGTTAAATTCGGCAGTTTCTCCAGCAATGACCGTTTTACCAACTTCTAATTGTTCAGGTGCTAAGATATACCGTTTTTCCCCATCTTTATAAATAAGCAAAGCAATATTAGCAGTTCGGTTTGGATCATATTCAATGGCTACTACTTTGGCTTCGATATTAAGTTTATTTCTCTTAAAGTCAATCATTCGATAGTACCGTTTTTGGCGTCCGCCTTGATGTCTAACCGTGACCCGACCCATATTATTTCGACCTGAATGTTTTTTCAAAATGGTAACTAAACCTTTTTCTGGCCGTTTTTTAGATAACTTTTTAGTATCTAAAAAGCTTTTGTGTCGTTGAGCATTGGTGATCGGTTTAACTTTTCTAATTGCCATATTATTTTTCTTCTCTTATTTCAAATAAATCAATTTTTTGACCCTTTTTTAAAGTTACCATGGCTTTTTTACCAGCTCCAACATGGGCTTCTTTGCGTCTGCTCCCAAAACGACGGATTTTGCCTCTAATACTGCTGGTAGCCACATCAACTACGCTAACTTTAAAAGCTGCTTCAATTGCTTGAGCAATCATAGTCTTGCTAGCTTTGGGATGAACTTCAAAAGTAAATCGCCCCTGACCAGCAAGAGTCATGGATCGTTCAGTAATAATTGGTCGTTTCAAAACTAAATCTTGTCTCATAACTTTTAACTTAATCTCTTGGTAATTTGTTCTAAAGCTTCTTTTGCAAAAACCAGCTGATGAGCTTTTAAGACTTCATAGCTGGTTAGTTTATCGCTTGCTAAACAAGTAACAATTGGTAAATTACGGAAAGCTTTTTGGGCTTGACCCAAGTCTTGGGTAAGTACTAAGCCAATACCTCGTTGTTTTTTGCCTTCGTAGACAGCTTGGATAAAACCAGCAGCATCTTTGGTTTTAGCTTGTTTGATCTTATCCAAACCAGCTATCACAATAATAGCTTTGTCTGATGCTTTTACACTTAGAGCACTTTTTAAAGCTTCACGTCGCATTTTCTTAGGGAATTTAAGACGGAAATGTTGGGTTGGCTTTGGTCCGTGAGCTTTGGATCCTCCTACAAAAATTGGGGCTTTTTTATCACCATGTCTAGCTCCACCCGTACCTTTTTGTCTATAGAGTTTTTTACCGGTTCGAGCAATGTCAGATCTGGTTTTAGTGGAAGCTGAGGCAGCTCGTTGATTCGACTGATGAATTCGGATAGCTTGGGCCAGCAGTTCCGGATTAGCTTTAGCTTCGAATATGGCTTTATTAAGCGTTAATTCTTCAATTTGTTTACCGGTAAGATCAAAAACTGGTATTTTCATAGTTATTTAGTTTCTTCTTTCTTTTCTACTTCTCCATCTTGGGTTTTTTCTTCTACTACTGTTTCTTCAGCTGGCTTGGCTTCTGATTCCTGAGCTTTGGGTTCTTGATTTGATTCTTGCACCTCTTCTACTGTAGTTGCTTCTGTGTTTTGGTTTTGTAGGGCAACAAATTTTTTCTTACCTTTCTTGCACAGCAAAACTAAACCATCTTTTGGTCCGGGAATAGCTCCGGTCAACCAAAGTTCATTAGCAGCTTCATCGATATGGACAATCTGACTACCGCTAATGGTAATAGTCTGATTACCCATTTGACCTGCCATTCGTTTACCTTTATAGACTCGACCCGGAGTAGTTCCTTGCCCAATAGAGCCTGGAGATCGTTGCCGATCTGACTGACCATGAGTCTTAGGACCACCACTAAATCCCCATCGTTTCATGCCACCGGCAAAACCCTTACCTTTGCTAACAGCCGAAACAGTTACGGTATCACCAAGTTCAAAAATTTGTGATACGGTAATTTGGTCTCCTACTTTTTTATCACTTGCTTCACTTAGTCTAATCTCACGAACATAGCGAGGCGTAATTTGACTAGTTTTAGTATGACCAGCTAACGGTTTGTTAATTCTTTTTCGATTTAAAACACCTACCTGGATAGCCTCATAGCCATCTTTATCACCATGTTTGACTTGAGTTACAGTCACTGGTTTCACTAAAAGCTTGCTTACAAATAACCGTTTTCCTTCGGTATTATAGGCATGTATTTGGTTTTTCTTAATAGCGTAAAAGATATCCATATTATTTGAGTTTTTAGCTATGCTTGTAAAATAAAAAAACCCGACTGTCGGGTTTTTCTAAAACCAAACGTCACTATAAACTCATTTTACGTACTTTCTTTGGCAACACATGTTTTGTTTGTGTATTAGCCGCATAAACGTCAGCTATTATAGCTTTTTTTGACAAAAATTTCAAAAGTATTTGGTTTTTAAACCAAAAACTACATTTTAATCTCAATTCCTACTCCGGCGGGTAATTCCAAGTGCATAAGTGAATCAATCGTCTTATCAGTCGGCTCCATAATGTCAATTAGACGTTTATGAGTCAAAACTTGAAAATGTTCCCGAGCATCTTTGTCAGTGTGCGGACTAATAGTCACCGGAAATTTTTTGCGTTTTGTCGGCAGAGGGACTGGTCCAACCACTTTGGCGCCAGTAGACAGAGCAGTTTGCAAAATTTTGGCTCCACATTCATCAATCACTCGATGATCAAAAGCTTTGAGTTTAACTCTAATTCTCTGTGCAGCTGCCATTTTTTAGTAAAAAGAGCCTCTGAAACATAAGCTCAGAGGCTCTTTATGTTTTTCAAATTTATTTAATAATTTTAGTAATTGCTCCAGCGCCCACAGTCTTACCACCTTCACGAATAGCAAATCTAAGTCCTTCTTCCATAGCTACGGGAACAATCAATTTAACAGTCATATCAGCATTATCACCTGGCATAACCATTTCTACACCCTTTTGTAAGGTGACTTCACCTGTTACATCAGTAGTTCGGATATAGAATTGAGGTTTATAACCATTAAAGAACGGAGTATGACGACCACCTTCTTCTTTACTTAGGATGTAAACCCGAGCTTCGAATTCGGTATGTGGAGTGGTAGTTCCGGGTTTAGCCAAAACTTGTCCTCGTTCGACATCTTCTTTCTCAATACCTCGAAGTAATATTCCGACATTATCGCCGGCTTGACCTTGATCCAGTTGTTTACGAAACATCTCAACTCCGGTAACAGTGCTTTTTCGAGCATCTCTAATACCGACAATCTCGATTTCTTCACCAACCTTGACAACACCACGGTCAATTCTACCAGTAACCACGGTACCTCGACCCTTGATTGAAAAAACATCTTCAACAGCCATCAAGAAAGGCTTATCTAAAGGTCGTTCTGGAGTGGGGATATAATCATCAACAGCTTGCATCAATTTCATGATGTTTTCTTGTTCTTTAGCATCACCTTCCAGAGCTTTTAAAGCTGAGCCACGAACAACTGGAATTTCGTCTCCAGGAAATTCATACTTTTTAAGCAATTCGCGGACTTCTTCTTCAACCAAATCAATCAGCTCAGGGTCATCAACAGCATCGCATTTGTTTAAGAAAACTACGATAGCTGGGACGTTAACCTGACGAGCCAAAAGAATATGCTCTTTAGTCTGAGGCATTGGACCATCAGTAGCAGCAACTACTAAAATAGCACCATCCATCTGGGCTGCCCCAGTAATCATGTTTTTGATGTAATCTTTGTGTCCTGGACAGTCAATGTGAGCATAGTGACGTTTTTCAGTGTTGTACTCAACGTGAGTAATAGAGATGGTAATACCACGTTCTTTTTCCTCAGGAGCTTTATCGATTTTATCAAAAGCCACTGCCTCTGCTAACCCTTTGGCAGCCAAAGTGGTAGTAATAGCGGCTGTTAAGGTAGTTTTACCATGATCCACGTGACCAATAGTCCCAATGTTCATGTGAGGTTTATCTCGTGTGAATGTAGCCATAGCTAGCTCCTTTCAATATAAATAATTATTTTTATAATATCTAAATTTTAGACAGTGTTATTATACCTTATAAAAACGCTTTTAAAAGAGTATATTTATCTGTTGCTACTACTATTCATTGCTAGTAGTTTTACCACGCGCACTGACAATTTCTTCAGTAATGTTTTTGGGTACTTCTTCATAGTGACTGGGCAACAAGACAAAAGTAGCCCGACCCTGAGTCATAGATCGCAAGTTAGTTGCATACTTAGACATTTCTGCTAATGGGACTAGGGCGGTAATAATTCGAACATTACCTCTGTTGGCGGTCCCTAAAATCTGAGCCCGTTTACTAGATAAATTACCAATCACATCTCCCATAAATTCTTCAGGAGTAGAAACTTCCAACTTCATGACTGGTTCCAGTAAAACTAGGTCAGCTTTTTTGGTAGCAGATTGCAAAGCCATAGAACCAGCAATTTTAAAAGCTAGTTCTGATGAGTCAACTTCGTGGTAGGTACCATCATACACTGCTACTTCTATATCAACTAGTTGATAGCCGGCCAAAACTCCATTTTCTATAGCTTCTTTGACTCCTTTTTCCACAGCTGGAATAAAATCTTTAGGAATAGCTCCACCTTTAATTTCATCTTTAAATTCATAGCCTTCACCGCGCTTGCGAGGACTAACCCGTAGGAAACAGTGACCATATTGGCCTCGACCTCCAGATTGACGGATGTATTTTCCTTCAGCCGTAGCCTCTTGTTTGATAGTTTCTTTGTAAGCCACTTGAGGTTTGCCGGTATTAGCCATGACATTAAATTCTCTCATTAGTCGGTCGACGATAATTTCCAGATGTAATTCTCCCATACCAGCAATCACGGTTTGACCGGTTTCTTCATTGGAGGAAATTTTAAAGGTTGGATCTTCTTCAGACAGTTTTTTCAGAGCCAGACCCATTTTTTCCTGATCATTTTTGGTTTTGGGTTCAATAGCTAAAGAAATTACTGGTTCTGGGAAAGAAATAGATTCCAAAGCAATTGGGTGCTCTTCATCACAAAGTGTATCTCCGGTAGTCGTATCTTTCATGCCAACTATAGCCACAATCTCTCCAGCATAGGCTTCAGAGATTTCTTCCCGGTTATTGGCATGCATTAAAAGTAGCCGGCCAACCCGTTCTTTTTTATCTTTAGTCGAATTATAAATATAACTACCAGATTTGATAACTCCTGAGTAAACTCGACCATAAGTCAGTTTACCTACATGAGGATCGGTTTGAATTTTAAACGCTAAAATAGTTAAGGGACCATCAGTCTTTGGTTCACGGCTTAAAGTAATAGCTTCATCTTTAGGATCAGTTCCTTCAACTGGTGGTTCATCAAGTGGGCTAGGAAGGTAATCAATCACTGCATCAAGTAGGACTTGAACGCCTTTGTTGCGTAGTGAAGAACCACACAAAACTGGTACTAAATCATTAGATATCGTTGCTTTTCGTAAACCTTCTTTAAGCTCTTTTAGACTAATTTCTTCTCCGCTTAAATATTTTTCTAGCAAAGCTTCATCATTTTCAGCAATTGATTCGATGAGTTTATTGCGTTCACTTTCAAATTGGTCTTTAAGATCAGCTGGAATTTCGTCAGAAATCGTATATTTAGCTCCTAAACTTTCTTCATCATAAAAAATAGTTTTTTTCTCAAGTAAAAGCACAATGCCTTTAAAGGTATTTTCTTTGCCAATAGGAATAGCTAAAATAGCTGGTTTAGCACCTAGTTTTTCTTTAATATCATCAATGGTGGCAAAAAAGTCAGCTCCTAATTTATCCATCTTATTGATAAAACAAATTCGGGGCACTTTATATTTATCAGCTTGACGCCAAACAGTTTCAGACTGGGATTGGACCCCCTCTTCGGCATCCAAAACGGTAATACCTCCATCCAAAACCCGTAGTGACCGTTCTACTTCAGCTGTAAAGTCAACGTGACCTGGAGTGTCAATAATATTAATCCGATGTTCTTGGGGGAATAATGATTCAACCACCTGAGGAGTCCAAAAAGTGGTGGTAGCTGCTGACATAATGGTAATACCTCGCTCCCGCTCTTGTTCCATCCAATCCATAACTGCTTCGCCTTCATGCACTTCTCCGATCTTGTAGGATTTACCAGTGTAGTAAAGAATTCGTTCAGTGGTGGTAGTTTTGCCGGCATCAATATGGGCAATAATTCCAATATTTCGCAAGAGATTAAGTGGCATGTGACGTTTGTAGTCTTTGGTAGTTGGATTGGCCATAATTAAAATAGAAAAACTGCTTCAGCAGTCTTGCTAATTGTAGCAGATTTAGTAACTAGTCGTGAATAATCGCAAAGTCTGAGCAATTTACCACCTGAAGTGGGCAAAGGCTTTGTTAGCTTCTGCTGCCTTATGAGTATTGTCTCGCTTCTGCACTGCCTGACCTTCGCTTCTAAGCGCTGCCTCTAGTTCAGCTGCCAATTTTTGGGCAAAGGTTTTGTATTCACTATTTGACTTTGCTCGAGCTGCATCAACTAACCAGCGCAGAGCTAGAGCTTCCCGTCGATCACCCTTAACAGGCATTGGGACTTGGTAAGCAGCTCCTCCAACTCGGCGGGATCTGACTTCCATCACTGGTTTAATATTATCTAAAGCTTGACGTAGTAGTTCTACCGGATCATCACTTTTTTGAGACTGCCCTAAATGTTTTAAAGCTTGATAAACTTGCTTAGCAGCAACAGTTTTTTTGCCTTCTTTCATGACGTAGTTAATGAGTCGGCTTACCACCCGATTACCATAAATTGGATCGGCTTCGACTAAACGCTTATTGATTCTTCCTGATCTTGACATACGTTATTTTGTATAAATTAATAAATTAAGCGGCAGCGGCAGTATTTTCTGATTTACTGGTTTTACCACCTTTACGGGTTCCGTATTTAGATCTACTTTGCATCCGGCCATCAACCCCCAAACAATCGTATTTACCTCGAACAATATGATACTTCACACCTGGTAAATCTTTGAC
The Candidatus Beckwithbacteria bacterium DNA segment above includes these coding regions:
- the fusA gene encoding elongation factor G, which gives rise to MPLNLLRNIGIIAHIDAGKTTTTERILYYTGKSYKIGEVHEGEAVMDWMEQERERGITIMSAATTTFWTPQVVESLFPQEHRINIIDTPGHVDFTAEVERSLRVLDGGITVLDAEEGVQSQSETVWRQADKYKVPRICFINKMDKLGADFFATIDDIKEKLGAKPAILAIPIGKENTFKGIVLLLEKKTIFYDEESLGAKYTISDEIPADLKDQFESERNKLIESIAENDEALLEKYLSGEEISLKELKEGLRKATISNDLVPVLCGSSLRNKGVQVLLDAVIDYLPSPLDEPPVEGTDPKDEAITLSREPKTDGPLTILAFKIQTDPHVGKLTYGRVYSGVIKSGSYIYNSTKDKKERVGRLLLMHANNREEISEAYAGEIVAIVGMKDTTTGDTLCDEEHPIALESISFPEPVISLAIEPKTKNDQEKMGLALKKLSEEDPTFKISSNEETGQTVIAGMGELHLEIIVDRLMREFNVMANTGKPQVAYKETIKQEATAEGKYIRQSGGRGQYGHCFLRVSPRKRGEGYEFKDEIKGGAIPKDFIPAVEKGVKEAIENGVLAGYQLVDIEVAVYDGTYHEVDSSELAFKIAGSMALQSATKKADLVLLEPVMKLEVSTPEEFMGDVIGNLSSKRAQILGTANRGNVRIITALVPLAEMSKYATNLRSMTQGRATFVLLPSHYEEVPKNITEEIVSARGKTTSNE
- the rpsJ gene encoding 30S ribosomal protein S10, with amino-acid sequence MAAAQRIRVKLKAFDHRVIDECGAKILQTALSTGAKVVGPVPLPTKRKKFPVTISPHTDKDAREHFQVLTHKRLIDIMEPTDKTIDSLMHLELPAGVGIEIKM
- the rplW gene encoding 50S ribosomal protein L23, with protein sequence MRQDLVLKRPIITERSMTLAGQGRFTFEVHPKASKTMIAQAIEAAFKVSVVDVATSSIRGKIRRFGSRRKEAHVGAGKKAMVTLKKGQKIDLFEIREEK
- the rplB gene encoding 50S ribosomal protein L2; translation: MAIRKVKPITNAQRHKSFLDTKKLSKKRPEKGLVTILKKHSGRNNMGRVTVRHQGGRQKRYYRMIDFKRNKLNIEAKVVAIEYDPNRTANIALLIYKDGEKRYILAPEQLEVGKTVIAGETAEFNPGNALPLKNIPVGMPIHNIELRPGKGGQIIRSAGSAATIQAKEGGYANIQLPSGEIRKIREECYATIGQLSNSDWQNISLGKAGRKRHMGIRPGVRGVAMAPNAHPHGGGEGRSGVGMPSPKSPWGKKTLGKKTRKRRKYSDKLIIKRRKK
- the rpsG gene encoding 30S ribosomal protein S7, whose product is MSRSGRINKRLVEADPIYGNRVVSRLINYVMKEGKKTVAAKQVYQALKHLGQSQKSDDPVELLRQALDNIKPVMEVRSRRVGGAAYQVPMPVKGDRREALALRWLVDAARAKSNSEYKTFAQKLAAELEAALRSEGQAVQKRDNTHKAAEANKAFAHFRW
- the tuf gene encoding elongation factor Tu — encoded protein: MATFTRDKPHMNIGTIGHVDHGKTTLTAAITTTLAAKGLAEAVAFDKIDKAPEEKERGITISITHVEYNTEKRHYAHIDCPGHKDYIKNMITGAAQMDGAILVVAATDGPMPQTKEHILLARQVNVPAIVVFLNKCDAVDDPELIDLVEEEVRELLKKYEFPGDEIPVVRGSALKALEGDAKEQENIMKLMQAVDDYIPTPERPLDKPFLMAVEDVFSIKGRGTVVTGRIDRGVVKVGEEIEIVGIRDARKSTVTGVEMFRKQLDQGQAGDNVGILLRGIEKEDVERGQVLAKPGTTTPHTEFEARVYILSKEEGGRHTPFFNGYKPQFYIRTTDVTGEVTLQKGVEMVMPGDNADMTVKLIVPVAMEEGLRFAIREGGKTVGAGAITKIIK
- the rplD gene encoding 50S ribosomal protein L4, with translation MKIPVFDLTGKQIEELTLNKAIFEAKANPELLAQAIRIHQSNQRAASASTKTRSDIARTGKKLYRQKGTGGARHGDKKAPIFVGGSKAHGPKPTQHFRLKFPKKMRREALKSALSVKASDKAIIVIAGLDKIKQAKTKDAAGFIQAVYEGKKQRGIGLVLTQDLGQAQKAFRNLPIVTCLASDKLTSYEVLKAHQLVFAKEALEQITKRLS
- the rplC gene encoding 50S ribosomal protein L3; translated protein: MDIFYAIKKNQIHAYNTEGKRLFVSKLLVKPVTVTQVKHGDKDGYEAIQVGVLNRKRINKPLAGHTKTSQITPRYVREIRLSEASDKKVGDQITVSQIFELGDTVTVSAVSKGKGFAGGMKRWGFSGGPKTHGQSDRQRSPGSIGQGTTPGRVYKGKRMAGQMGNQTITISGSQIVHIDEAANELWLTGAIPGPKDGLVLLCKKGKKKFVALQNQNTEATTVEEVQESNQEPKAQESEAKPAEETVVEEKTQDGEVEKKEETK